The Vallitalea longa genome includes a window with the following:
- a CDS encoding metal ABC transporter permease, producing the protein MTPQLEIQIIAVIVAVACSIPGVFLVLRKMAMMSDAITHTILLGIVGAYFIVFDLSSPLLIMGAAVVGLLTVYLVELLNSTKLLSEDSAIGVVFPLLFSIAIIIVSKYASSVHLDTDSVLLGELAFAPFNRMVIGGVDIGAKAIYSMGTVLLINLVLVIVFFKELKLATFDKGLAAVLGFSPILIHYGLMTSVSVTAVGAFEAVGSILVIAFMVGPPISAYLITDDLKKMIILSAFIGAVNAIIGYQFADLLDVSIAGCMATFTGISFMLIFIFAPKRGMITIIRRRKYQEIDFAAKTMLFHVYNHEGDENEYIENGIVSISNHLNWQKDFLERIVIKLKSDNFIVETNGIFKLTEEGREYANKSYEEIIAE; encoded by the coding sequence ATGACGCCACAATTAGAGATTCAAATAATAGCAGTAATCGTTGCAGTAGCTTGTTCTATCCCTGGTGTATTTCTAGTTCTAAGAAAAATGGCTATGATGTCAGATGCTATAACCCATACCATTTTATTAGGAATCGTTGGAGCATATTTCATTGTATTTGATTTGAGTTCTCCACTCTTAATAATGGGTGCAGCAGTAGTTGGATTATTAACCGTATACTTAGTGGAACTTCTTAATTCAACTAAATTGTTATCAGAAGATTCAGCAATAGGTGTTGTTTTCCCTTTGCTATTTAGTATAGCAATCATTATTGTTTCTAAGTATGCTAGTTCGGTTCACTTAGATACTGATTCAGTACTATTAGGAGAATTAGCTTTTGCACCATTTAACAGAATGGTTATAGGAGGAGTTGACATTGGAGCCAAAGCTATTTATTCTATGGGAACAGTATTGTTAATAAATTTGGTACTGGTAATCGTATTTTTTAAAGAATTGAAGTTAGCCACTTTCGATAAAGGACTTGCGGCAGTTTTAGGTTTTTCACCTATATTAATCCATTATGGATTAATGACTTCAGTTTCAGTTACAGCAGTAGGAGCTTTTGAGGCAGTAGGTTCTATATTAGTTATTGCTTTTATGGTTGGTCCTCCTATATCAGCTTATTTGATTACTGATGATCTTAAGAAAATGATAATCTTAAGTGCTTTTATTGGAGCTGTTAATGCTATCATAGGATATCAATTTGCAGATTTATTAGATGTATCTATTGCAGGCTGCATGGCAACTTTTACAGGTATATCATTTATGCTGATATTTATTTTTGCACCCAAAAGAGGAATGATAACCATCATTAGAAGACGTAAGTACCAGGAAATAGATTTTGCTGCAAAGACTATGTTATTTCATGTATATAATCATGAGGGTGATGAAAATGAATATATAGAAAATGGAATAGTGAGTATTAGTAATCATTTAAACTGGCAAAAAGATTTTTTAGAACGTATTGTTATTAAGTTAAAAAGTGATAATTTTATTGTTGAAACCAATGGAATCTTTAAATTAACTGAAGAAGGAAGGGAGTATGCTAATAAAAGTTATGAAGAAATAATAGCAGAATAA
- a CDS encoding rhomboid family intramembrane serine protease, with product MKNLLNKIEYNSPVVLTFALLATGVFFIDEIIPIDIINTFFVYRGGFSVMSLIQMILWPLGHASIDHLLGNITLILLIGPMLEEKYSSKTILILIIITTIIIGVFQVIILNSGILGASGIVFMMIVLTSFTNMKDGKVPLTFICIAILFLAKEIYNGLFVVNNISELGHILGAVVGIGYIFIIQKNKKKQINYNV from the coding sequence ATGAAAAACTTACTAAACAAAATAGAATATAATTCACCTGTGGTTCTAACATTTGCTCTACTAGCAACAGGAGTTTTTTTTATAGATGAAATTATACCTATAGATATTATTAATACATTTTTTGTTTATAGAGGTGGATTTTCTGTAATGAGTTTGATTCAGATGATATTATGGCCTTTGGGACATGCTTCCATAGATCATTTGTTAGGTAATATTACTTTGATTTTATTAATAGGACCTATGTTAGAAGAGAAGTATTCATCAAAGACAATCTTGATTTTGATTATTATAACAACTATAATTATAGGAGTTTTTCAAGTGATTATTTTAAATAGTGGAATACTAGGAGCTAGTGGTATTGTATTTATGATGATAGTATTGACTTCGTTCACTAATATGAAAGATGGAAAAGTTCCTCTTACATTTATTTGTATAGCTATATTATTCTTAGCAAAAGAAATATATAATGGACTATTCGTGGTTAATAATATTTCGGAATTGGGTCATATATTAGGTGCTGTTGTAGGAATTGGTTATATATTTATAATACAAAAAAATAAGAAGAAGCAGATTAATTATAATGTTTAG
- the speD gene encoding adenosylmethionine decarboxylase, with translation MSKKYKIHGFNNLTKTLNMNFYNICYISNKKMKERYIEFINCNYNADNLTDILRNVTSMIGANILNIAKQDYDPQGASASLLISEGEIPIIRIDDSCNRGNVIPNTQHIVGHLDKSHVTVHTYPENNTSNDIFVIRIDIEISTCGEISPLESIDYLIEKFNSNIITIDYRVRGFSRDTSGRKHYIDHKISSIQDFISQKNKLDYKMVDFNSPKNNIFYTKMIDNVFILDSYLFEMKKETLLDNHQIQSITTKIKNEMNSIFFCEE, from the coding sequence TTGAGTAAGAAATATAAAATACATGGTTTTAATAACCTGACTAAAACTCTCAATATGAATTTTTATAATATTTGTTATATAAGCAATAAGAAAATGAAGGAAAGATATATTGAATTTATCAATTGTAACTATAATGCTGATAATTTAACGGATATACTAAGAAATGTTACATCAATGATTGGTGCAAATATATTAAATATTGCAAAACAAGATTATGACCCACAAGGTGCCAGTGCCAGCTTATTGATATCAGAAGGGGAAATCCCAATTATTAGAATTGATGATTCTTGTAATAGAGGAAATGTTATACCTAATACCCAACATATAGTTGGTCATCTAGATAAAAGCCATGTAACTGTACATACTTATCCAGAAAATAATACTAGTAATGATATATTTGTGATTAGAATAGATATAGAGATTAGTACATGTGGAGAAATATCCCCATTAGAGTCAATTGATTATTTAATTGAAAAGTTCAATTCGAATATCATTACTATCGATTATAGAGTAAGAGGGTTTAGTAGAGATACTAGCGGAAGAAAACATTATATCGACCATAAGATATCATCCATACAAGATTTCATATCACAAAAAAATAAATTAGATTATAAGATGGTAGATTTCAATTCACCTAAAAATAATATTTTTTATACTAAAATGATTGATAATGTATTTATATTAGATAGTTATCTATTTGAAATGAAAAAAGAGACATTATTAGATAATCATCAGATTCAAAGTATTACTACAAAAATTAAAAATGAAATGAATTCAATATTCTTTTGTGAAGAATAA
- a CDS encoding sensor histidine kinase, giving the protein MKKIKKTKSIVFKMFIITFVSVMSLITIIFLVQSLFINKYYITKKIDNIIKNMNSFSKQYKQEKWSFDELARQINKFEGNNNTTLTVNGLSYDDMQVEEYILTLQVANSKYYDIYISKSDLLKAFDGEMPTQYQKFYLEAVILDTEILTPIKINNHKIYDILGQESFIILKGNAILINISNVMDNITISSGMDIQVERAVDVINFTDIEDMTPQYSKKDDVYYKIDDMPFTNVKQVNFTKIIEIDNVTKTYINATASLQPVGEVMSILSDYYIIFYLLAVIISLFIAWIYSRSISSPLLNITKIADKMAGMDFSIKSTHNSDDELGVLSNSLNILSTNLDEALTDLKGANKQLVIDMEKEKQQEKVRREFVANISHELKTPLGIIKGFAEGIKDGIKKEKSNYYLEVILDEIEKMNTLILDMLDLCKFEAGKIEDKEGFDIIKLINKAVTLLEMHIRDKQLKIDIEGDFTKVFGVKFQIDQVIMNLISNAVKYCTNNSTIIITGEIIDDNNYIYIYNEGNKLTKEELDSIWLRFYKIDKSHNRENRGTGLGLAIVKAILDGHGSDYGVINKQNGVTFYFNINIL; this is encoded by the coding sequence ATGAAAAAAATTAAAAAGACTAAGTCTATCGTTTTTAAAATGTTTATAATTACATTTGTTTCTGTCATGAGTCTTATCACAATTATTTTTCTTGTTCAAAGTTTATTTATTAATAAATACTATATAACCAAAAAAATAGATAATATTATAAAAAACATGAATAGCTTTAGCAAACAGTATAAACAAGAAAAATGGAGTTTTGATGAACTCGCAAGACAGATTAATAAATTTGAGGGTAATAATAATACTACTTTGACAGTTAATGGATTGAGCTATGATGATATGCAAGTTGAAGAGTACATTCTAACATTACAAGTAGCTAATAGTAAGTATTATGATATTTATATTTCTAAAAGTGATTTGTTAAAAGCATTTGATGGAGAAATGCCTACCCAATATCAAAAATTTTATTTGGAAGCAGTAATCCTTGATACAGAAATATTGACTCCTATTAAAATAAATAATCATAAAATATATGATATATTAGGACAAGAAAGTTTTATTATATTAAAAGGTAATGCTATCCTTATAAATATTAGTAATGTAATGGATAATATAACAATTAGTTCTGGCATGGATATACAAGTGGAAAGAGCTGTAGATGTAATTAATTTTACCGATATTGAAGATATGACCCCACAGTATTCAAAAAAAGATGATGTGTATTATAAAATTGATGATATGCCTTTTACTAATGTAAAACAAGTTAATTTTACTAAAATAATAGAGATAGATAATGTGACAAAAACATATATCAACGCTACTGCCTCATTACAACCAGTTGGTGAAGTTATGAGTATATTAAGTGACTACTATATTATATTTTATTTATTAGCTGTTATTATATCTCTATTTATTGCATGGATATATTCAAGATCAATATCTTCTCCATTATTGAACATAACCAAGATAGCGGATAAAATGGCTGGAATGGATTTTTCAATCAAGTCCACTCATAATAGTGACGATGAACTAGGGGTTTTATCCAACAGTCTGAATATATTATCAACCAATCTTGATGAAGCTCTAACTGACTTGAAAGGAGCTAATAAACAGCTGGTAATTGACATGGAAAAAGAAAAACAGCAGGAAAAAGTCAGAAGAGAATTTGTTGCGAACATATCTCATGAACTAAAAACACCACTTGGTATAATAAAAGGCTTTGCAGAAGGAATAAAAGACGGTATCAAAAAGGAAAAATCAAATTATTATCTAGAAGTTATTTTGGATGAAATAGAGAAAATGAATACTCTTATACTTGATATGCTTGACCTATGTAAATTTGAGGCAGGCAAAATCGAAGATAAAGAAGGATTTGACATTATAAAGTTAATTAACAAAGCTGTTACTTTATTAGAAATGCACATTAGGGATAAACAACTAAAGATAGATATTGAAGGTGATTTCACAAAAGTATTTGGTGTGAAATTTCAGATTGATCAAGTAATCATGAACCTGATTTCTAATGCAGTAAAATATTGTACCAATAATTCAACTATAATTATCACGGGCGAAATCATTGACGACAACAATTATATATATATCTATAATGAAGGAAACAAGCTCACAAAAGAAGAATTAGATAGCATTTGGCTCAGATTCTATAAGATTGACAAATCTCATAATAGAGAAAACAGAGGAACAGGACTAGGACTAGCCATTGTTAAAGCTATACTCGATGGCCACGGAAGCGATTATGGTGTTATCAACAAACAAAATGGAGTAACGTTCTACTTTAATATAAATATCCTATAA
- a CDS encoding response regulator transcription factor: MNKNILVVEDEQRMREIICDYLEIDGFAVFQADNGIEAMNVFENNNIDLVLLDIMMPGLDGWSVCRRIRKKSNVLIIILSARSDEDDKLLGFELGADEYVTKPFSPKVLVARVKTLLSRFNESNGEQIKSNIISRKEILINKDAYSIKVDGEEIIFTKKEYDLLLFLIENEGIVLMRDKIINHIWGYDYYGDGRVVDTNIKTIRKKLGDASKYINTVVGVGYKFEVV, translated from the coding sequence ATGAATAAAAATATTTTAGTTGTTGAAGATGAACAAAGAATGCGTGAAATCATATGTGATTATCTGGAAATAGATGGTTTTGCAGTTTTTCAAGCAGATAATGGCATAGAAGCAATGAATGTATTTGAAAATAATAATATTGATCTAGTTCTATTGGATATTATGATGCCTGGACTTGATGGCTGGTCTGTGTGTAGAAGAATAAGGAAAAAATCAAATGTACTTATTATCATTTTAAGTGCTCGTAGTGATGAAGATGACAAATTATTAGGATTTGAACTTGGAGCTGATGAATATGTGACAAAACCTTTCAGCCCAAAAGTATTAGTAGCAAGAGTTAAGACATTGCTTAGTAGATTTAATGAATCTAATGGTGAGCAAATAAAAAGCAATATAATTTCTAGAAAAGAGATACTTATAAATAAAGATGCTTATTCTATAAAAGTAGATGGAGAGGAAATTATATTTACAAAAAAGGAATATGATTTATTACTTTTTTTAATAGAAAATGAGGGAATCGTTTTGATGAGGGATAAAATTATTAATCATATTTGGGGATATGATTATTATGGCGATGGACGAGTTGTGGATACAAATATCAAAACCATTAGAAAAAAACTTGGTGATGCTTCCAAATATATAAATACAGTTGTTGGCGTTGGGTATAAATTTGAGGTGGTTTGA
- a CDS encoding PspA/IM30 family protein has translation MGIFNRISTVFKSNVNDLISKAEDPEKMLNQLIIDMGEQYNEAKGSVASAIADEKKLKKALDEEVAKAAQWGKKAELAVANGNDALALQALNRKKEYDDLAEQYRQQWQAQKNATDNLKAGLRDLSNKIEEAKRKKGLLIARTKRAEAQKSIQKTMSSVNDTSVFDTFSRISEKVDTIESEAEAETELNSYMANDDLNSQFDKLENSDSEVMDELAALKAKLGK, from the coding sequence ATGGGTATATTTAATCGTATAAGTACAGTATTTAAATCAAACGTAAATGATCTAATTTCAAAAGCTGAAGACCCTGAGAAAATGTTAAATCAATTAATAATCGATATGGGTGAACAGTACAACGAAGCAAAAGGATCTGTTGCATCAGCTATAGCTGATGAGAAAAAATTAAAAAAAGCTTTAGACGAAGAAGTTGCAAAAGCTGCTCAATGGGGTAAAAAAGCAGAATTAGCTGTAGCTAATGGTAATGATGCTCTAGCTTTACAAGCTCTAAACAGAAAAAAAGAATATGATGATTTAGCTGAACAATATCGTCAGCAGTGGCAAGCTCAAAAAAATGCAACTGACAATTTAAAAGCTGGATTAAGAGATTTAAGTAATAAAATAGAAGAAGCTAAACGTAAAAAAGGTTTATTGATTGCTAGAACCAAACGAGCTGAAGCTCAAAAATCCATTCAAAAAACTATGTCAAGTGTTAATGATACAAGTGTATTTGATACATTTTCAAGAATTAGTGAAAAAGTTGATACAATCGAAAGTGAAGCTGAAGCTGAAACAGAATTAAATAGTTATATGGCTAACGATGATCTAAACAGCCAATTCGATAAACTTGAAAATTCAGACTCTGAAGTAATGGACGAACTTGCTGCATTAAAAGCTAAACTTGGTAAATAA
- a CDS encoding DUF4178 domain-containing protein, producing the protein MGFIDRIKNISRANKTAKMESENDKLTVLNMRVGDIVSIEEVDYEVKGILKFNDHGWRWTEYKLKDSRKTYWLSVEKDDDIEICLYQEVVAITTEAPKVYEYKGVTYYMQEGSDAIVEDVQGDISSVKGEEVDYYEYCDEDGEKLLSLEIWNGEVEMGVGRKIEDYNVEIYPNN; encoded by the coding sequence ATGGGATTTATTGATAGAATCAAAAACATATCAAGAGCGAACAAAACTGCAAAAATGGAATCAGAAAACGATAAATTGACAGTTCTTAATATGAGGGTAGGAGATATAGTTTCTATTGAAGAAGTTGATTATGAAGTTAAAGGTATACTAAAATTTAATGATCACGGTTGGAGATGGACTGAATACAAATTAAAAGATTCTAGGAAAACTTATTGGTTAAGCGTAGAAAAAGATGACGATATTGAGATATGCTTATATCAAGAAGTTGTTGCAATAACTACTGAGGCTCCAAAAGTTTATGAATATAAAGGAGTTACATATTATATGCAAGAAGGCAGTGATGCTATCGTAGAAGATGTTCAAGGAGATATTAGTTCTGTAAAAGGCGAAGAGGTAGATTACTATGAATATTGTGATGAAGACGGTGAGAAACTTCTTTCACTTGAAATATGGAATGGTGAAGTAGAAATGGGTGTCGGTAGGAAAATAGAAGATTATAATGTGGAGATCTATCCTAATAACTAG
- a CDS encoding DUF350 domain-containing protein produces MDFLNNEFVATIIYAILALVLMFVGYKIFDMITPYNFAEEIKEKNPAVGAVIAGIFIAVAIIIKAAIA; encoded by the coding sequence ATGGACTTTTTAAATAATGAGTTTGTAGCAACTATTATTTATGCTATTTTGGCATTAGTTTTAATGTTTGTAGGATATAAAATATTTGATATGATTACACCTTATAATTTCGCCGAAGAGATTAAAGAGAAAAATCCAGCTGTAGGAGCGGTAATAGCAGGAATATTCATAGCGGTAGCAATAATCATCAAAGCAGCTATTGCATAA
- a CDS encoding DUF350 domain-containing protein, with the protein MNPIISSIIYFAIGMFFCAIGYKVFDLITPFDLNKEIDDHNMAAGLAVAGIFIGVAIVVSAAIL; encoded by the coding sequence ATGAATCCTATCATTTCTAGTATAATATATTTTGCAATTGGTATGTTTTTCTGTGCAATAGGATATAAAGTGTTTGATTTAATAACACCGTTCGATTTAAACAAAGAAATTGATGATCATAATATGGCTGCAGGTTTAGCAGTAGCAGGAATTTTTATTGGTGTGGCAATAGTTGTAAGTGCTGCAATTTTATAA
- a CDS encoding polyamine aminopropyltransferase, which yields MTKENSIKKDIDTGKINATPLMFAVFIIAICGIIYELIIGAISSYLLGDSVKQYSITIGLYMSAMGVGSYVTKKFRRNLFDVFVIIELSIGLVGGISAVLLFAAYGYTKVYLPVMYITIIIIGILVGLEIPILTRIIEEKENNLRMTLANVLSFDYIGALIGSVAFPLILLPHLGYIKTAFLVGFINIIVANIIIYKYSDHIKRIDALKILAALFALLIIVGFITADSTADKIEDSFYRDQIIYRKQTEHQRIVVTKHRDDLRLFLNGNVQFSSQDEYRYHESLIHPAMTLAKEHNDILILGGGDGLAAREILKYDDVENITLVDLDKEVVKFCKTNPLVKSLNKESLDNEKMNVINQDAYKFLENTDKRFDVIIVDLPDPNNEALNKLYTNLFYRLIYSRLDDGGMVAIQSTSPYYAEQAYWCIRKTVESEGFYTTGYHLYVPSFGDWGFTLASNEEFKEEDIDLKVPTRYLNNDMVKALFVFADDEKKSKDKVEVNSLTNPVLFGYYEKAWDSY from the coding sequence ATGACAAAAGAAAATAGCATTAAAAAAGATATAGATACAGGGAAAATTAATGCTACCCCTTTGATGTTTGCTGTTTTTATTATAGCTATATGTGGAATAATATATGAACTGATTATCGGTGCAATCAGTTCATATTTATTGGGGGATAGTGTTAAGCAATATTCTATTACTATAGGATTGTATATGAGTGCTATGGGTGTAGGATCATATGTGACCAAGAAGTTCAGACGTAACTTATTTGATGTTTTTGTTATAATAGAACTATCAATAGGTTTAGTTGGAGGTATATCGGCGGTGCTTTTATTTGCTGCATATGGATATACCAAAGTGTATCTTCCTGTGATGTATATAACAATAATTATAATTGGTATTTTAGTAGGACTGGAGATACCTATACTTACTCGTATTATAGAAGAAAAAGAGAATAATCTTAGGATGACGCTTGCTAATGTTCTAAGTTTCGATTATATTGGAGCATTAATAGGTTCGGTAGCATTTCCGTTAATCTTATTACCACATCTAGGATATATAAAAACAGCTTTTTTAGTTGGTTTTATCAATATAATAGTTGCGAATATCATAATTTATAAGTATAGTGACCACATAAAAAGAATAGATGCGTTGAAGATATTAGCTGCATTATTTGCTCTATTGATTATAGTAGGTTTTATAACAGCTGATTCGACAGCTGATAAGATTGAGGATAGTTTCTATAGAGATCAAATAATATATAGGAAGCAAACAGAGCATCAACGAATAGTTGTAACTAAACATCGTGATGATCTTCGTTTGTTTCTTAATGGTAATGTTCAATTTAGTTCACAGGATGAATATAGATATCATGAATCTCTGATTCATCCTGCGATGACACTTGCTAAAGAGCATAATGATATACTTATCCTAGGTGGTGGAGATGGATTAGCTGCAAGGGAAATATTGAAATATGATGATGTCGAGAATATTACTTTAGTTGATTTAGACAAAGAAGTCGTAAAATTCTGTAAGACCAACCCTCTCGTGAAATCATTGAATAAGGAGTCTTTGGATAATGAAAAGATGAATGTCATCAATCAAGATGCCTATAAATTTCTTGAAAATACGGATAAGAGATTTGATGTTATTATTGTGGACTTACCGGACCCTAACAATGAAGCTTTAAATAAACTATATACTAATTTATTTTATAGGTTGATATATAGCAGGTTAGATGATGGAGGTATGGTTGCTATTCAATCAACAAGTCCATATTATGCTGAACAAGCTTATTGGTGTATCCGTAAGACCGTTGAATCAGAAGGATTTTATACTACAGGATACCATTTGTATGTACCTTCATTTGGGGATTGGGGATTTACATTAGCTTCCAATGAGGAATTTAAAGAAGAAGATATTGATCTAAAAGTCCCAACCAGATACCTTAATAATGATATGGTCAAGGCATTATTTGTTTTTGCTGATGATGAGAAAAAATCAAAAGATAAAGTAGAGGTTAATAGTCTTACTAATCCTGTTTTATTCGGTTATTACGAAAAAGCCTGGGATAGTTATTAA
- a CDS encoding potassium channel family protein has protein sequence MISVLLNAIKVLHISMEKSKIYKLIGIFIVALLVCSTAFYIFESKADVDISYGDSLWWGFVTTTTVGYGDYYPVTLGGRLFGVALMLIGISTFGFVTAAVASIFIENKMKEGRGLVDIKFKNHIVLIGWNKKSETMLKELIKDSPERKIVIVSEIESLNLPDKNTYFVHGDPTVDETLLKANVPYADIVIVVADEKLRDKDGMADAKSVLICLAVDKFNSDIHLIAEVLDEENTPHFERANVNDIIVSNQMSSRVMVRSAVYKNVSSVLKELLTNSYGNELYECTAKEDDIGMSFKELSIKYIDKYNTILVGIANEKVSLNPDKDRKIKKNDILIYISSEKL, from the coding sequence ATGATATCAGTATTATTAAATGCAATTAAAGTTCTGCATATATCAATGGAAAAGAGTAAAATATATAAGTTGATAGGAATTTTCATAGTTGCATTATTAGTGTGTTCAACAGCTTTTTACATTTTTGAAAGTAAAGCTGATGTTGATATAAGTTATGGTGATTCTTTATGGTGGGGATTCGTAACTACAACAACGGTTGGTTATGGTGATTACTATCCAGTTACACTTGGAGGACGTCTGTTTGGCGTAGCCCTTATGTTAATAGGTATTAGTACATTTGGTTTTGTGACAGCAGCTGTTGCATCAATCTTTATTGAGAATAAAATGAAAGAAGGTAGGGGATTAGTGGACATCAAGTTCAAGAATCATATAGTACTTATTGGATGGAATAAGAAAAGTGAAACAATGTTGAAAGAATTAATAAAAGATAGTCCAGAACGAAAAATAGTTATAGTTTCTGAAATTGAAAGTTTGAATCTACCAGATAAGAATACCTATTTTGTACATGGAGATCCTACTGTAGATGAAACATTATTAAAGGCTAATGTTCCTTATGCGGATATTGTGATAGTTGTAGCTGATGAAAAGTTAAGAGATAAAGATGGAATGGCAGATGCTAAATCAGTACTCATATGTCTGGCAGTCGATAAATTCAATAGTGACATTCACCTGATTGCGGAAGTGCTTGATGAAGAGAATACTCCCCATTTTGAACGAGCAAATGTTAATGATATTATTGTTAGCAATCAAATGAGTAGTCGAGTTATGGTTAGGAGTGCAGTATATAAAAATGTAAGTTCTGTATTAAAAGAATTATTGACAAACTCATATGGTAATGAATTATATGAATGTACTGCTAAAGAAGATGATATAGGAATGTCATTCAAAGAACTTTCGATTAAATATATAGATAAATATAATACAATTCTAGTTGGAATCGCAAATGAAAAAGTTTCCTTAAATCCTGATAAAGATAGGAAGATAAAGAAAAATGATATTCTCATATACATATCTAGTGAAAAATTGTAA
- a CDS encoding LarC family nickel insertion protein: protein MGKILYFDCLGGLSGDMTLGALLDLGVEKDIFIGELDKLNVEGFSLDINKKRKDGISATDVYVHIDENLVYPKRNLNDIINIIDESLISQRAKEIGKSIFILVAESEARVHGQPVEDIFFHEIGALDSIVDIMGASICIDLLDVDKVYASPIHLGTGFIECANGIIPIPAPATVEVLKDVPIYQTNIKTELVTPTGAAIIKTIAENFISMPKMTIKRVGYGSGKKNLPIKNLLRVIIGEEVVN from the coding sequence ATGGGTAAAATACTTTATTTTGATTGTCTAGGTGGTCTGAGTGGCGATATGACTCTAGGTGCACTTCTAGATTTGGGAGTCGAAAAAGATATTTTTATTGGAGAGCTAGACAAATTAAATGTTGAGGGATTCAGTCTTGATATAAACAAAAAGAGAAAAGATGGTATAAGTGCAACAGATGTTTATGTACATATAGATGAAAATTTGGTCTATCCAAAAAGGAACTTAAATGATATTATTAATATTATAGATGAAAGTCTCATTAGCCAAAGAGCGAAAGAAATAGGTAAGTCCATTTTTATTTTAGTTGCAGAAAGCGAGGCTAGAGTACATGGGCAACCTGTAGAAGATATTTTTTTCCATGAAATAGGTGCTTTAGATTCAATTGTTGATATTATGGGTGCTTCAATATGTATTGATTTATTAGATGTAGACAAAGTATATGCTTCTCCTATTCATTTGGGTACAGGTTTTATTGAATGTGCTAATGGCATAATACCAATACCTGCTCCTGCTACGGTTGAAGTATTAAAGGATGTACCGATTTATCAGACTAACATTAAAACTGAACTAGTAACACCGACTGGTGCTGCGATTATTAAAACTATAGCCGAGAATTTTATTTCTATGCCTAAGATGACTATAAAAAGAGTTGGTTATGGATCAGGCAAAAAGAATTTACCTATAAAAAATCTATTGAGAGTAATAATTGGAGAAGAGGTGGTTAATTGA
- a CDS encoding DUF3842 family protein: MKIAVVDGQGGGIGKIIIEKLKDNIDRTHELIALGTNSTATTGMIKSGANSGATGENAIKVMSKRVDIILGPLAIMVPDAMMGEITSDIALSISSSEAKKILLPFNKCNMVIAGVKGKKLNKLIEELVQEVLREI; encoded by the coding sequence TTGAAGATAGCTGTCGTTGATGGACAGGGCGGAGGTATCGGAAAAATCATAATTGAAAAGTTAAAAGACAATATTGATAGAACTCATGAATTAATTGCACTTGGAACGAATTCAACTGCAACTACCGGTATGATAAAATCTGGAGCGAACTCCGGTGCTACTGGTGAAAATGCTATAAAAGTCATGAGTAAAAGAGTTGATATCATCTTAGGACCTCTTGCAATTATGGTACCTGATGCTATGATGGGAGAAATTACATCAGATATAGCTTTATCCATTTCATCCAGTGAAGCGAAGAAAATACTTTTGCCATTTAATAAATGCAATATGGTAATTGCAGGTGTAAAAGGTAAAAAATTAAATAAATTGATTGAAGAATTAGTGCAGGAAGTGCTAAGAGAAATATAA